cttagaaagtGGTAGGACATAGGTCTGAAATCTTGCTGGCTCACAATCTTTCAGGTAAAAATTTTTCAGATATCTGGACCCAGTCAGTATAGGACTTTATAGATCATGACAGCACTTTAAATGGTGATCAGAAACAGAATTTGGTATTTGTTTCTTAAACTCACTGAACTTGTGGTGTCTTTTGGTCAAAATTCAATGCTAGTAGTTGTTTTGACTCTCATGTTTTGGAGTCGATGAAGATGATATAGTATAAATGCAAAACTTTTAACCTAACTTAATCTGTTCTAGGCTTGTATAATCTCGCTTTTGACTTAGGTAATCTTCTGATTGACAAATCAAGAATGAAAATTCCCTTTAAATAACTTTTTGTCTTAAAGTATTTTATAGCTGTTACTGTAACCTTAAGATTTAAATGCAGCATCTCCTTCAAACATTCTTAGTTATCAGGATTCCTTTTTTAAACATATGCTCTAATCAAGtgtcccacacacacacacacacacacacacacacaagctgttgTAGTTCCATATAGTTTTCCATTTGTTTATGCTTTTATGATATATgtgatttgtgtattttaatatatattttgtggaaatatgtgtatttttttaaatgttcttaGGCAAATGTGTGCTTTAGCAATGTTGCAACTTGCCTCGAGTCATGAGGAGacgggcaagaaataaaaattattattattattattattattattatcatcatctttttttaaaaaatgcttttctAAAGGCTGGTAGTCTGATTTGCTGCAAATAAGGGACAACAAACATCTTTGCATGTGATGCTTAACCCAGTGTAAGGATCCAGAAGCAGGGCTTGAAACATCTTTTGCCTGAGACCTAAAACCACAGCAGTTAGCCTAGAGTGTCGGCTAGAATTTTCAGATTTAAAGTAAAAAATGAAGGGAGTGTATGTTTTGGTCCAAAATAGAACTTTACTTCCAGAAACACACTTTTCATAGTTGTTTTGAAAGTTTGAAAAGCTGTCTTTTTTTCTGCCACTTCTATTGTGTCAGATGTGGCAAGAAGATTGCATAAAAGGTTGGGAAAATATGTTGCCAACCTGGACTAAATGGATTTATTGTTGTTTAGATGCTAAATAAAGCAGTTTTGTGTGGTATTGTGAATAATAGCAAATTAGGTTTTCGAAACTGGGAGAGAGAAGCTGATTTCTCACTTTTTGACCTAGTTTGTATTCTGGCTGACATGAAGTAAGAGGAAAATGAAGAATCTTTATTTATGGAAGGAAGTTACTATgacagtttggaaaacagtctcaTGCAAATGTTATGAAACAGAGCTTCCCTCATTTTGCCATATTAACTCCCTTTATAATGTAGGTTATCTAGTGTAGATTGCTAGAAGCACTAAGCAAAAGtaatttatttctaaaatgtGAAAAGTTGacagaaaaatattatttcttaaaaTCCACAAAAGCTTCTGAGAGATTTTCTCATTTATAAAAGTTGTGTGTTATATATATTAAATGTGTCTGTCCATGTTTCATGGGAAAATTGTAGTGATTCCTTTTGTGCAAGCTCTAAATTTGGAGTCTGTTTTCTTTACTTCAGAAATGTGCCTGTGAATCTTCCTTTGGCTCTAGAGGGCAGCATTCCCATACTGAGAACACTATTCCCATCTATCCTTCATATATtatatctctctccctctttctatatatttataaatatgtatTAATGCAAGTACAGCATTTCGATAGTAATGGAAGCGAGTGATCCAACTCACTTGTTAATGCAAAAACAGCAGTCTGTTGAAATCAAAAATGACGTAAATCTGAGTTTTCATACTCAAGTGATCTGGAGAGCCCAGTTTTCTAACAAGCAGATGGTCAGagaacacaatatttttttttaaaagatcccTCAAATATCAGTTCCTTCTGAATCCATACTAAACCATCAGTTCACCCTGCATGCTACATTTAGAGTCCAATTTTAAAAGGTATGAAATAATAGTTTGTTAATATAGTCTGATATCAGTCTCCACATTTCAGCTTATGAAATTGCACTTACACTGATTCTGAactaagaaatatattttttgtttgtcagCAGTTTTTGCTACCTTGGTCTGTGTTGTTGCCCTTTAGTGCCGTACATTTCAAAATCTGGTTTACTGTGAATTATTTGAAGTGTTTCTGCAACTGCTAAAATATAGCTCATGTGCTTCAGTTATTTGAACTTCAGTGCTCTGTCAACTGAGTTAAGATGTATTGTTAGCTAAAAACTGGACAATATCCACCGGTTAGAGCTGCATCaaaaattggattgtttattatGATGGCTTCCTTACTCATTCACTCTTTTTGTTTTGGTAAAAAGCAGTTTTATTGAAGGGAAAATCAATGTGGAGAGGTGAATAGAATTTTGTTTAAAAAGAACTTGCTTCCAACTAGTGTCAGTTTTATAGAAGCACAAAAGAAATGGCTTAAATTAGCCCTATAAATGTGCTTTAGTTTTGTGTTCAGCTGTCTGTCACAAGGAGCTAATCATTGTAATTGTTCTTACTGCACAGTCCCCCAGAGAGCTAGTGCTTTCATTTCACTGAGACATGTATTGGGAAGTTTTCTGGTGGATTGCATATTTAGTTTTCCAGGTTTCTTGTATGCAGACTAGAAAAATACTTCCAGATTTATCAAAGTGATCCACAATGCCTGGTCCTGTAAAATTTATATTTTTGGTTTGACATTAGAATTCAAACTTGGCAAGAAGTGGTTATGATtattttccagatgttttaggaAATAGTTACCTGGACTCTTTTTATGGTTGTGGCAGTTTTCAAAATTTTAACTACCCATATTTCcattgtgagatatatatatatatatatatatatatatatatagagagagagagagagagagagagagagagagagagagagaggtaattTGTTCAGTGAGTCAAAAAAATCTACTCACGTGAGGCATCAGTCATTTTAGGGTACTAGTTTTCTCCTGGAATGGAAAACAATAAGGGCCACAGTTCTTTTGAGTGTATTTCAGATGTGCCAAACTCAGTGACCTTCTGTTCACCTGCGAAATCATTCCTTTGCCCTTGAATATCTTCCCTGAACCAATAGCAGAGTTTTCTTTAATTGTGGGCTATTCAGACAGTGTTATCTGACCTGCTGTTAAGATCCCCGATGACAACTTTGCcccatttttgtgttctcatttAAAAGGAAGAAAGATGATATATTATGGCTCAGAAGGAGAACATTGGCAGAGCCATCTTTTAAGTGAAGTAAGCCTAGGACACTGAGCATTTTTCCTTGGCATATGTTCAGATTTGTTTTGTGACTTTGCTTGGTGTGGTCTTGCCAGTTCCATAAACATGGAAAATGTAAAGCAGAATCTTCTTATAAGCATCATAGTAAGATGAGACTACATTTCTTGGGAGGTATGATTTGCTAAACAAATAGAAAAGCAGTGTAATATGGTAGCAATTGGCTAGTACCAGTTTTTCCCTAGAAGgctttaaaaacagcaacaaggACAGTTAACATACTTTCTAAGTCCCTTCATATCTATTTCAAGACTTTTGTAACAGGAAACATTTCTCAGAGGGAAACTGTTACTTTGAAGTCAGAGATCCAAAGAAGACATGGGGAAGATTAAGCAGAATCACTGTAGATGAGCACACAGTGTTAGCTATACTTTAATTCATGGAATATTGATAGCGGAATTTAGTAGCACACAAATTTCTGTTAGCCTTCCTGCCTGTATACATCTGTATTAATTTGTACTGCATCTTtggtttaaaataaaattttaaaaggagGGCCAACTTTTCCCATTGATATTAGGCAATCTGGCAAGTTTCTTTGTAGTTTACATGTAAGACATGTTGCATTTCTATGCAATGTACTTTATGTAAAGCAACCATACTGTGAACATGTTTCTTCAAAACACAGAATTGCTCAGGTTGTCTTAAGAGATTGAATCTTACTGCAAAGTACACTGTAAAATAGTTGTCCTTGTTCTGCACTTGTATTTGATCTGCAACACAACAGTTCAGTCAAATGAGATGAATTCCATGGTCTTTTTAACATGGCTTTGCTTACCATTCGCCtactgattttccttcttcttcctaggTTTAATACTACCTAATGGAGATATCAACTGGAATTGTCCTTGCCTCGGTGGAATGGCTAGTGGTCCTTGTGGGGAACAATTCAAGTCAGCCTTTTCCTGCTTCCATTATAGTAAGGAGGAAATAAAGGGATCTGATTGTGTGGACCAGTTTCGTGCAATGCAAGAGTGCATGCAGAAGTACCCGGAACTGTACCctcaagaagatgatgatgacgacaataaAGAAGAAAAGCAGAGCAAAGATTTAGAAAGTACTCCTCCTGTTGTAAGCAAAGAAGAGACAGGATCTAGCTAATGAAGCAGCATGGAGGCTGTGGTCTCCTTTCCATATTCAAAGACACAGACACTTATGCATAGAACCTTCTCTCCATCTCCTGCACCCCTTCGATCCCTGAGAGTGCCCTTTGTATCTCTCCCATACACTGTATCATGTGAAATAAGTTGCTGCAAAGAAATGCACCCCAGTCCTACAACCGCAGCAGGTACTGCAGAGCACTTCCATTGCAAAACTACTTGCAGATATCAATACTGCTCCAACCATTCTTTTCTTCTAGTATATTGTTTGCAGCTTGGCTAGAACATGTCAAACAAAGAGATGGAGCCAGCACAcaatgacaagaaaaaaaaaatctttatcggaatgttaaattaattaaattaatttttgTTGATTGTACCAAACATCTATGCTAAAAATGACACCAAATGCTTCCTTAAAACTACCAGAATATTCAGAAACTGTTAAGAATATGTGCAAAAGTTCATTTGGACAGCCTGCATGCTTCAATAGCATATAATATTTTCCATATACTACTGATTTATGATAATGATCATATTAATGTAGGGGAGAGTGAGATTAATATTTAAGAATGATTTCTCCAAGTGTGCTGATCGGTCTCCACATAATTGAGTTGGTAGTTAAAGACACTGACCACTGTGCATCTTAATATTTCCTATTCGGTGGGATTGCCTTTGTATAAGCCTGTCCATTTTCTAGACAGATTGTTTAAAATGATGCCCTCAACAGGGGAATCACAATGTTACCCGGAGTAACAGCTTCTGAATAGAAATTGTAACTTGAGTGTATATTAAAAGCAAAATCTTTCTACCTtgaattgcatttttttaaatgttggtgATAAATGGATGAGAGGTTTACATCAATTTGTGTTAAGTGAAAATCCATATATAGCAAGTATTTGTATATTAGGAGAAGTAATATTGCCTGCCTACTTCCATGTGTCTTGTGCAATGGGTCATCATTGACTCTTTAGAGGCATACAGATACACACTGCTGCTGCAGAAACTACCAGGGAGAATTGTTCCATGGTGTATTTTTCTTGCGTCTTCTTTCTTGTGTATATGTCATTTCCAGGTATGGAATTATGGAATGTATTTGATCCACTGCAGAAACAACTAGAGTGTTAAATGTATTTGGTTGTATCCAGTTGTTTTCCTCTGCTTCTGTGAATGTAAGGAGACAATATGTTTTTGCTCATTCATTCCCCCTCCCTCTGTAGCCTGTATCCCCCAAGATCACTGATCCAACCTCCGTGATATCCCATAAGTGTAGGCTTGTTCCTCTTATAAGTCAAAACTTGATCCACTGCATGATGCCATCAACAGATGGCTTTGTTCCAAGTTCTCCAAAGTGTTTTGGTGAGTGGACTGTCTAAACCTACACCAGTTGAAAATAATGTGCATCTCTATGTATTCTCATTTAAGAGTTTTGTAGAGCTTTTGTGTTCTTGGAAATAGATGACAACCAAAATTATATCCTGGAAATGAGTTGATGTATTCATGGTTTGTATACCCCTTTTTAGTAGACAAAGGTATATTCTAAGCCTTTAGCCATTAGTTATCGGATGCCATACTCTGAAATGAAATCTAATCAACACCTAATTTTTCTAGAGAGCTGACTTAACCCCGCTACCTTGGCACTCACTCATCTagcttaaaataaatacaaaggtGTTAATGAGCTCTCACTGCTAGTAATGTTAGAGCCCTTGCCTCTTCAGCTGGTTGTTGTCTACTGCATGGACATTGGCCTGTTTAAATAAGATGTAAAGGGGCCTCATGGCTGTCTTTTCCACGCCCTTTCTTAAGTGCTGTCTGATTGCTGGCGTTCACTTTTCATTTAATGAAGTGGAGTGGAAGTACCAGCTCTCTGTCAGCAGTTCACTCCTGGGAATGGATTGCAGGCGTTTTGAAAGTACATTCTCCTCTAACAGAAAAGAGTGTGAAAAGGCCTCTCAGCCTGGATAAAGAGCAGTCAACAAAACAAATGCCAAAAGTGCTGAAGTGATAAAAGGTTGGCGCCTAAACAGCTGAGATCTGGTCT
This genomic interval from Anolis sagrei isolate rAnoSag1 chromosome 2, rAnoSag1.mat, whole genome shotgun sequence contains the following:
- the CHCHD4 gene encoding mitochondrial intermembrane space import and assembly protein 40, whose translation is MSYCRQEGKDRIIFVTKEDHETPSSAELVADDPNDPYEDHGLILPNGDINWNCPCLGGMASGPCGEQFKSAFSCFHYSKEEIKGSDCVDQFRAMQECMQKYPELYPQEDDDDDNKEEKQSKDLESTPPVVSKEETGSS